One genomic region from Streptomyces sp. Li-HN-5-11 encodes:
- a CDS encoding Tat pathway signal sequence domain protein: protein MSSQLNRRTFIGTAASVAGAAAMAPLLSACGGGTHEKTGANTKSGLKAALPAHVPSTDVKPDIPSVSGGGNGAATDPGFLHYPTDQVATVSEVPGKGGSYSAVTPLWGTVPPAGNSFFQAMNKALGVDLTVKPADGNTYNTIVPTMTAARRLPDWIQLPAWWNNAFNTGELAGTQLADLTPYLAGDKVKKYPNLAALPTGAWQTGAWGDKIYGIPCGSTNFPLAGAIFYRRDTLEAKGITADQVKSADDMWNLGKELTDAKRGVWAFDEVWTFLSLFWGLPPQWKLVDGKLVHKYELPEFLEAMDWHYRLAKSGFMHPDALAGNGAGQGARFYSGKVLIAGGGLGAWNLADYQSGAAADKNYRRGAFNTFAADGKSTPSIFLNPSASMISYLNKRLKPAQIEELLSVANYLAAPYGSREYTMVNFGVEGVHYTMKNGVPTATKDGQKFVQATAYPFLASPSSVVSNQGADVVTKDYTGWAAANVKYAYKPLFWNVNISLSQSLATAAAAQSVEDTIRDCTHGKKKVSDVQAAIAGWKSSSGDRLTRWMTTNVLDKVGTGQ, encoded by the coding sequence ATGAGCAGTCAGCTGAATCGCAGAACCTTCATCGGTACGGCCGCGTCGGTCGCGGGAGCCGCCGCGATGGCACCGCTGCTGTCCGCCTGCGGAGGCGGCACGCACGAGAAGACCGGTGCGAACACCAAGTCGGGCCTGAAGGCGGCGCTGCCGGCCCACGTGCCCAGCACGGACGTGAAGCCGGACATCCCGTCCGTGTCGGGCGGCGGCAACGGGGCGGCGACCGACCCGGGGTTCCTGCACTACCCCACCGACCAGGTCGCGACGGTCTCCGAAGTCCCGGGCAAGGGCGGCAGCTACAGCGCGGTCACCCCGTTGTGGGGGACCGTCCCCCCCGCGGGGAACTCCTTCTTTCAGGCCATGAACAAGGCCCTCGGCGTCGACCTCACCGTCAAGCCGGCCGATGGCAACACCTACAACACCATCGTCCCCACCATGACCGCCGCGCGCCGCCTGCCCGACTGGATCCAGCTGCCGGCCTGGTGGAACAACGCCTTCAACACCGGCGAACTGGCCGGGACCCAGCTCGCGGACCTCACCCCCTACCTGGCCGGCGACAAGGTCAAGAAGTACCCGAACCTCGCCGCCCTGCCCACCGGCGCCTGGCAGACCGGCGCGTGGGGCGACAAGATCTACGGAATCCCGTGCGGCTCCACCAACTTCCCGCTCGCCGGCGCCATCTTCTACCGCCGTGACACCCTGGAGGCCAAGGGGATCACCGCGGACCAGGTCAAGTCCGCCGACGACATGTGGAACCTGGGCAAGGAACTGACCGACGCCAAGCGCGGCGTGTGGGCCTTCGACGAAGTGTGGACCTTCCTCTCCCTCTTCTGGGGCCTGCCGCCGCAGTGGAAGCTGGTGGACGGCAAGCTGGTCCACAAGTACGAGCTGCCGGAGTTCCTGGAGGCCATGGACTGGCACTACCGCCTGGCGAAGTCCGGCTTCATGCACCCCGACGCCCTGGCGGGGAACGGCGCCGGCCAGGGCGCCCGGTTCTACTCCGGGAAGGTGCTGATCGCCGGCGGGGGCCTCGGCGCGTGGAACCTCGCCGACTACCAGTCGGGCGCCGCCGCGGACAAGAACTACCGCCGCGGCGCGTTCAACACCTTCGCCGCCGACGGCAAGAGCACCCCGAGCATCTTCCTCAATCCTTCCGCCAGCATGATCAGCTATCTGAACAAGCGCCTGAAGCCGGCCCAGATCGAGGAACTGCTGTCGGTGGCCAACTACCTGGCCGCGCCCTACGGCTCGCGCGAGTACACCATGGTCAACTTCGGTGTCGAGGGCGTCCACTACACGATGAAGAACGGTGTGCCCACGGCGACCAAGGACGGCCAGAAGTTCGTCCAGGCGACCGCCTACCCCTTCCTGGCCTCGCCGAGCTCCGTGGTCAGCAACCAGGGCGCCGACGTCGTCACCAAGGACTACACCGGCTGGGCGGCCGCGAACGTGAAGTACGCGTACAAGCCGCTGTTCTGGAACGTGAACATCAGCCTGTCGCAGTCGCTGGCGACTGCCGCCGCCGCACAGTCGGTGGAGGACACCATCAGGGACTGCACCCACGGCAAGAAGAAGGTCTCCGACGTCCAGGCGGCCATCGCCGGCTGGAAGTCCAGCAGTGGTGACCGCCTGACGCGATGGATGACCACGAACGTCCTGGACAAGGTCGGGACCGGCCAGTGA
- a CDS encoding ABC transporter permease subunit has protein sequence MSVQQPQDAGHPVRLTWRMRIRRDRTLLLMTVPSIALLLVFNYAPLFGLATAFQDYDPLIGVWHSQWVGLDQFRQLFQDAQFWDSLKNTIYLSFVQLILFFPIPIVLALLLNTVLSIQVRNFIQSVVYLPHFFSWVLTITIFQQMLGGAGLLNQFLRSHGMSTWDIMTNPHTFALLVTSQAVWKEAGWGIIVFLAALAGINRELYEAAAADGAGRWRRMWHITLPGMRGVIVLMLVLRLGNALSVGFEQFLIQRDAVGHSSADVLDTFSFYYGIATNNYSYGAAAGLFKSVISLLLIWGANKLAHAFGEDGLYRT, from the coding sequence GTGAGCGTCCAGCAGCCGCAGGACGCGGGACACCCTGTGCGGCTGACCTGGCGGATGAGGATACGGCGCGACAGGACGCTGCTCCTGATGACCGTGCCCTCGATCGCGCTGCTGCTGGTCTTCAACTACGCGCCGCTGTTCGGCCTGGCCACCGCGTTCCAGGACTACGACCCGCTGATCGGGGTCTGGCACAGCCAGTGGGTGGGACTCGACCAGTTCCGCCAGCTGTTCCAGGACGCGCAGTTCTGGGACTCGCTGAAGAACACGATCTACCTCAGCTTCGTCCAGCTGATCCTGTTCTTCCCGATCCCCATCGTGCTGGCCCTGCTGCTGAACACGGTGCTCAGCATACAGGTGCGCAACTTCATCCAGTCCGTGGTCTACCTGCCGCACTTCTTCTCGTGGGTGCTCACGATCACCATCTTCCAGCAGATGCTCGGCGGCGCGGGTCTGCTCAACCAGTTCCTGCGCTCGCACGGCATGAGCACATGGGACATCATGACCAACCCGCACACCTTCGCCCTGCTGGTCACCAGCCAGGCGGTGTGGAAGGAGGCCGGCTGGGGGATCATCGTCTTCCTGGCCGCGCTGGCCGGCATCAACAGGGAGCTGTACGAGGCCGCCGCGGCCGACGGCGCGGGTCGCTGGCGGCGGATGTGGCACATCACCCTGCCCGGCATGCGCGGAGTGATCGTGCTGATGCTGGTCCTGCGGCTGGGCAACGCGCTGTCGGTGGGCTTCGAGCAGTTCCTGATCCAGCGTGACGCGGTGGGCCACTCGTCCGCGGACGTGCTGGACACCTTCTCCTTCTACTACGGCATCGCCACCAACAACTACAGCTACGGAGCGGCTGCCGGGCTGTTCAAGAGCGTGATCTCACTACTGCTCATCTGGGGTGCCAACAAGCTGGCGCACGCCTTCGGCGAAGACGGGTTGTACCGCACATGA
- a CDS encoding carbohydrate ABC transporter permease, whose translation MTNTLTISPTRAGAAAQARHSRAGTARPPWEEPPTVIGQTVKGLTLIGVVAVVLVPLWIILVTSFSTPGAINRAGGLVIWPDGLTVEPYREMLLDPTVRTSLLVSLGITLIGTAVSMAVSVMCAYGLSRPRSFAHRFLLLLLIVTMFVNGGLIPTFLVVTDLGGYGKYWALVLPSAVSVFNILVLRAFYSETSGELIDAARLDGAGDWRILWSVVLPTSRAVTAVVTLFYAVGYWNAFFNVMLYMPTDSQKWPLQYVLLTYVNRGVGLPGSVNNGFGSTHAHTAPLSLQMAVVVLTLIPLLIVYPFVQKHFRTGVLTGAIKG comes from the coding sequence ATGACCAACACCCTCACCATCAGCCCCACCCGCGCCGGAGCGGCGGCTCAGGCCCGCCACAGCAGGGCCGGAACGGCCCGCCCGCCGTGGGAGGAACCGCCCACCGTGATCGGACAGACCGTCAAGGGACTGACCCTGATCGGGGTCGTAGCGGTGGTGCTGGTCCCCCTCTGGATCATCCTGGTGACCAGCTTCTCCACTCCCGGGGCGATCAACCGGGCCGGAGGCCTGGTGATCTGGCCGGACGGCCTGACCGTGGAGCCGTACCGCGAAATGCTCCTCGACCCGACCGTGCGGACCTCGCTGCTGGTGAGCCTGGGCATCACCCTGATCGGCACCGCGGTCTCGATGGCCGTGTCGGTCATGTGCGCCTACGGCCTGTCCCGGCCCCGCTCCTTCGCACACCGCTTCCTGCTGTTGCTGCTGATCGTCACGATGTTCGTCAACGGCGGCCTGATCCCCACCTTCCTGGTCGTCACCGACCTCGGCGGCTACGGCAAGTACTGGGCACTGGTTCTGCCCAGCGCGGTCTCGGTGTTCAACATCCTGGTCCTGCGCGCCTTCTACTCCGAGACCTCCGGCGAGCTCATCGACGCGGCCCGGCTCGACGGCGCGGGCGACTGGCGGATCCTGTGGTCCGTCGTCCTGCCCACCTCGCGCGCCGTGACCGCCGTGGTCACCCTCTTCTACGCGGTGGGCTACTGGAACGCCTTCTTCAACGTGATGCTCTACATGCCCACCGACAGCCAGAAGTGGCCGCTGCAGTACGTCCTGCTCACCTACGTCAACCGCGGCGTCGGCCTGCCCGGCTCGGTCAACAACGGCTTCGGCAGCACCCACGCCCACACCGCGCCGCTGTCCCTGCAGATGGCGGTCGTGGTGCTGACCCTGATCCCGCTCCTGATCGTCTACCCGTTCGTCCAGAAGCACTTCCGCACCGGCGTGCTGACCGGCGCGATCAAGGGCTGA
- a CDS encoding alpha-galactosidase: MTATTTHQTLSWGHDVLRLDLRIAADGTTRLGLGAPSGPAWDGALPLVEVTAAGHGRFWSSHRLVDSALGARLRHRAHHVTRESGWHVLTVALHDPDTGLVAEVVYRSPDGVPALRAEVTLRNEGAGTLHLESVTSLALGGITDIGLDTADVWWADNDWLAELRWQRRPLRAALPQLSGRVRYGYGKGSFALAGQGTWSSCGHLPMGALSDRASGRAWVWQVEHNGGGWRWDCGERHDTAYLALSGPTDGDHGWRHPLEPGGEFRAVPVSVAFGDRLDDAFGALTRYRRASRRPHPDHENLPVIFNDYMNCLMGDPTTEKLLPLVDAAADAGAEYFVIDAGWYDDSAGWWDGVGEWEPSTTRFPGPRGIHEVLDRIRERGMVPGLWLEPEVVGVRSPIATALPDEAFFRRDGVRVVETGRYQLDLRHPAARAHLDAVVDRLVGDWGVGYLKLDHNIDAGTGTSGHPAEVPAAGALGHHRAHLAWLDGVLDRHPHLVLEDCASGGMRADHALLSRMQLLSTSDQQNLLLYAPIAAAAPTAVTPEQGAVWAYPQPDDTPDEVAFTLVSALLGRIHLSGHLAGLGPEARALVHQAVAVYRDLRAELPGALPVWPLGLPAWDDPWVALALRAPATTYLTAWRRPGAGPTTILHLPHLRDAPAVATPVFPAETRVSTAWDPGTAELTLTLLTAPSAVLLRLS; the protein is encoded by the coding sequence GTGACCGCCACGACGACCCACCAGACCCTCAGCTGGGGCCACGACGTGTTGCGGCTCGACCTGCGCATCGCCGCCGACGGCACCACCCGACTCGGCCTGGGCGCGCCCTCCGGCCCGGCCTGGGACGGCGCGCTGCCGCTGGTCGAGGTCACCGCCGCCGGCCACGGCCGGTTCTGGTCCAGCCACCGCCTGGTGGACAGCGCCCTCGGCGCGCGGCTGCGGCACCGCGCGCACCACGTCACCCGCGAGAGCGGGTGGCATGTGCTCACCGTCGCGCTGCACGACCCGGACACCGGGCTGGTCGCCGAGGTGGTGTACCGGTCCCCGGACGGCGTGCCGGCCCTGCGCGCCGAGGTGACGCTGCGCAACGAGGGCGCCGGCACCCTGCACCTGGAGTCGGTGACCTCGCTGGCCCTCGGCGGCATCACCGACATCGGCCTGGACACCGCCGACGTGTGGTGGGCGGACAACGACTGGCTCGCCGAGCTCCGCTGGCAGCGCCGACCGCTGCGGGCGGCGCTGCCCCAGCTCAGCGGGCGGGTCCGGTACGGGTACGGCAAGGGCTCGTTCGCGCTGGCCGGGCAGGGCACCTGGTCCAGCTGCGGACACCTGCCGATGGGTGCGCTGTCCGACCGCGCGTCCGGCCGCGCCTGGGTGTGGCAGGTCGAGCACAACGGCGGCGGCTGGCGCTGGGACTGCGGCGAACGGCACGACACCGCCTACCTGGCGCTGTCCGGCCCCACCGACGGCGACCACGGCTGGCGGCACCCGCTGGAACCGGGCGGCGAGTTCCGCGCGGTGCCGGTGTCGGTGGCGTTCGGCGACCGGCTGGACGACGCGTTCGGCGCGCTGACCCGCTACCGACGCGCGAGCCGCCGCCCGCACCCGGACCACGAGAACCTCCCGGTGATCTTCAACGACTACATGAACTGCCTGATGGGCGACCCGACCACGGAGAAGCTGCTGCCGCTGGTGGACGCCGCCGCGGACGCCGGCGCGGAGTACTTCGTGATCGACGCCGGCTGGTACGACGACAGCGCCGGCTGGTGGGACGGCGTCGGCGAGTGGGAGCCGTCCACCACCCGGTTCCCCGGTCCGCGCGGCATCCACGAGGTGCTGGACCGGATCCGCGAGCGCGGCATGGTGCCCGGCCTGTGGCTGGAGCCCGAGGTGGTCGGGGTGCGCAGCCCGATCGCCACCGCGCTGCCGGACGAGGCGTTCTTCCGCCGCGACGGCGTGCGGGTGGTGGAGACCGGGCGGTACCAGCTCGACCTCCGGCACCCGGCCGCCCGCGCCCACCTGGACGCCGTGGTGGACCGGCTGGTCGGCGACTGGGGCGTCGGCTACCTGAAGCTGGACCACAACATCGACGCCGGCACCGGAACCTCCGGCCACCCCGCCGAGGTCCCGGCCGCCGGGGCCCTCGGCCACCACCGGGCGCACCTGGCCTGGCTGGACGGCGTGCTGGACCGGCACCCGCACCTGGTGCTGGAGGACTGCGCGTCCGGCGGCATGCGCGCGGACCACGCGTTGCTGTCCCGTATGCAACTGCTGTCCACCAGCGACCAGCAGAACCTGCTGCTCTACGCGCCCATCGCTGCTGCCGCGCCGACCGCCGTCACCCCCGAGCAGGGCGCCGTGTGGGCCTACCCGCAGCCCGACGACACCCCGGACGAGGTGGCGTTCACGCTGGTGAGCGCGCTGCTCGGGCGGATCCACCTGTCCGGACACCTGGCCGGCCTGGGACCGGAGGCGCGCGCCCTGGTGCACCAGGCGGTGGCGGTCTACCGCGACCTGCGCGCCGAGCTGCCGGGCGCGCTGCCGGTGTGGCCGCTGGGCCTGCCGGCCTGGGACGACCCCTGGGTGGCGCTGGCCCTGCGCGCCCCGGCCACCACCTACCTGACCGCGTGGCGCCGCCCCGGCGCCGGCCCGACCACCATCCTGCACCTGCCGCACCTGCGGGACGCCCCGGCGGTCGCGACACCGGTCTTCCCCGCTGAAACCCGCGTCAGCACCGCCTGGGACCCCGGTACGGCGGAACTCACGCTGACCCTGCTCACGGCCCCGTCGGCCGTCCTGCTCCGCCTGAGCTGA